In a single window of the Coregonus clupeaformis isolate EN_2021a chromosome 10, ASM2061545v1, whole genome shotgun sequence genome:
- the LOC121575415 gene encoding retinoblastoma-binding protein 5 isoform X1, whose product MNLELLESFGQNYPEEADGTLDCISMALTCTFNRWGTLLAVGCNDGRIVIWDFLTRGIAKIISAHIHPVCSLCWSRDGHKLVSASTDNIVSLWDVLTGDCDQRFRFPSPILKLQYHPRDLDKVLVCPMKSAPVLLTLSDSKHVVLPVDDDSDLNVVAAFDRRGEYIYTGNAKGKILVLNTDTQDLVASFRVTTGTSNTTAIKSIEFARKGSCFLINTADRIIRVYDGREILTCGRDGEPEPMQKLQDLVNRTPWKRCCFSGDGEYIVAGSARQHALYIWEKSIGNLVKILHGTRGELLLDVAWHPVRPIIASISSGVVSIWAQNQVENWSAFAPDFKELDENVEYEERESEFDIEDEDKSEPEQTGADAAEDEEVDVTSVDPIVAFCSSDEELEDFKALLYLPIAPEVEDPEENPFGPPPDAAGQTTPAEDGSAHTGSGDKKRQPSSEGAPPKKKARTTTIELQGVPSDEVHPLLGVKGDSKSKKKTAGRPKGSKGKEKDFPFRPKPYRGDRVYPDGAVAGGGAGGGGGGGMKGRAEGGLTAAGSLVSQSYKQHDIGGLD is encoded by the exons ATGAATTTAGAGTTGCTCG AGTCGTTCGGGCAGAACTATCCAGAG GAGGCAGATGGCACTCTGGACTGTATCAGTATGGCTCTCACATGCACCTTTAACCGCTGGGGCACACTTCTGGCGGTGGGTTGCAACGACGGACGCATCGTCATTTGGGACTTCCTGACACGGGGCATCGCCAAGATCATCAGCGCTCACATTCATCCAGTCTGCTCACTATG TTGGAGTCGAGACGGTCACAAGCTGGTGAGTGCGTCTACAGATAACATAGTGTCGCTATGGGACGTCCTGACGGGAGACTGTGACCAGAGGTTCCGTTTCCCCTCGCCCATCCTCAAACTGCAGTACCACCCCAGAGACCT TGACAAGGTCCTGGTGTGTCCTATGAAGTCAGCTCCGGTGCTGCTGACCCTGTCCGACTCTAAACACGTGGTTCTGCCCGTGGATGACGACTCTGACCTGAACGTGGTGGCGGCATTCGACCGAAGGGGGGAGTACATCTACACCGGCAACGCCAAGGGAAAG ATTCTGGTGCTGAACACGGACACACAGGATCTGGTGGCATCGTTTCGGGTGACGACAGGGACCAGCAACACCACAGCCATCAAGTCCATAGAGTTTGCACGCAAGGGCAG ttGTTTCCTCATCAACACAGCAGACAGAATCATCAGGGTGTATGACGGGAGGGAGATTCTCACATGTGGGAGAGACGGGGAGCCAGAGCCAATGCAGAAATTACAGGACCTGGTCAACAG gACTCCCTGGAAGCGGTGTTGTTTCTCTGGGGATGGGGAGTACATTGTGGCTGGTTCAGCCCGGCAGCATGCTCTGTACATCTGGGAGAAGAGCATCGGTAACCTGGTGAAGATCCTCCATGGAACCAGAGGAGAACTCCTGCTGGATGTGGCC TGGCACCCTGTGCGGCCTATCATCGCCTCCATTTCCAGCGGAGTGGTGTCCATCTGGGCTCAGAACCAAGTG gaAAACTGGAGTGCGTTCGCCCCAGACTTCAAGGAGCTGGATGAGAACGTGGAGTACGAGGAGAGAGAGTCTGAGTTTGACATAGAGGATGAGGATAAAAGTGAACCTGAACAGACAG GTGCTGATGCTGCGGAGGATGAGGAGGTGGATGTGACCTCTGTTGACCCCATCGTAGCATTCTGTAGCAG TGATGAGGAGCTGGAGGACTTCAAGGCCCTGCTCTACCTGCCCATCGCTCCAGAGGTAGAGGACCCTGAGGAGAATCCATTTGGTCCCCCTCCGGATGCAGCCGGCCAGACCACCCCCGCAGAAGATGGTTCAGCCCACACAGGGAGCGGGGACAAGAAGCGCCAGCCGTCCTCAGAGGGAGCTCCGCCCAAAAAGAAGGCTCGTACCACCACCATCGAACTACAGGGGGTGCCTAGTGATG AGGTGCACCCCTTACTTGGGGTGAAGGGAGACAGCAAGTCCAAGAAGAAGACGGCAGGGCGGCCAAAAGGCTCCAAAGGTAAAGAGAAAGACTTTCCCTTCAGGCCCAAACCCTACAGGGGGGACAGGGTCTACCCTGACGGAGCGGTAgcgggaggaggagcaggaggaggaggaggaggagggatgaagGGCAGAGCGGAGGGGGGCCTGACTGCAGCAG
- the LOC121575415 gene encoding retinoblastoma-binding protein 5 isoform X2 translates to MNLELLESFGQNYPEEADGTLDCISMALTCTFNRWGTLLAVGCNDGRIVIWDFLTRGIAKIISAHIHPVCSLCWSRDGHKLVSASTDNIVSLWDVLTGDCDQRFRFPSPILKLQYHPRDLDKVLVCPMKSAPVLLTLSDSKHVVLPVDDDSDLNVVAAFDRRGEYIYTGNAKGKILVLNTDTQDLVASFRVTTGTSNTTAIKSIEFARKGSCFLINTADRIIRVYDGREILTCGRDGEPEPMQKLQDLVNRTPWKRCCFSGDGEYIVAGSARQHALYIWEKSIGNLVKILHGTRGELLLDVAWHPVRPIIASISSGVVSIWAQNQVENWSAFAPDFKELDENVEYEERESEFDIEDEDKSEPEQTGADAAEDEEVDVTSVDPIVAFCSSDEELEDFKALLYLPIAPEVEDPEENPFGPPPDAAGQTTPAEDGSAHTGSGDKKRQPSSEGAPPKKKARTTTIELQGVPSDEVHPLLGVKGDSKSKKKTAGRPKGSKGSLVSQSYKQHDIGGLD, encoded by the exons ATGAATTTAGAGTTGCTCG AGTCGTTCGGGCAGAACTATCCAGAG GAGGCAGATGGCACTCTGGACTGTATCAGTATGGCTCTCACATGCACCTTTAACCGCTGGGGCACACTTCTGGCGGTGGGTTGCAACGACGGACGCATCGTCATTTGGGACTTCCTGACACGGGGCATCGCCAAGATCATCAGCGCTCACATTCATCCAGTCTGCTCACTATG TTGGAGTCGAGACGGTCACAAGCTGGTGAGTGCGTCTACAGATAACATAGTGTCGCTATGGGACGTCCTGACGGGAGACTGTGACCAGAGGTTCCGTTTCCCCTCGCCCATCCTCAAACTGCAGTACCACCCCAGAGACCT TGACAAGGTCCTGGTGTGTCCTATGAAGTCAGCTCCGGTGCTGCTGACCCTGTCCGACTCTAAACACGTGGTTCTGCCCGTGGATGACGACTCTGACCTGAACGTGGTGGCGGCATTCGACCGAAGGGGGGAGTACATCTACACCGGCAACGCCAAGGGAAAG ATTCTGGTGCTGAACACGGACACACAGGATCTGGTGGCATCGTTTCGGGTGACGACAGGGACCAGCAACACCACAGCCATCAAGTCCATAGAGTTTGCACGCAAGGGCAG ttGTTTCCTCATCAACACAGCAGACAGAATCATCAGGGTGTATGACGGGAGGGAGATTCTCACATGTGGGAGAGACGGGGAGCCAGAGCCAATGCAGAAATTACAGGACCTGGTCAACAG gACTCCCTGGAAGCGGTGTTGTTTCTCTGGGGATGGGGAGTACATTGTGGCTGGTTCAGCCCGGCAGCATGCTCTGTACATCTGGGAGAAGAGCATCGGTAACCTGGTGAAGATCCTCCATGGAACCAGAGGAGAACTCCTGCTGGATGTGGCC TGGCACCCTGTGCGGCCTATCATCGCCTCCATTTCCAGCGGAGTGGTGTCCATCTGGGCTCAGAACCAAGTG gaAAACTGGAGTGCGTTCGCCCCAGACTTCAAGGAGCTGGATGAGAACGTGGAGTACGAGGAGAGAGAGTCTGAGTTTGACATAGAGGATGAGGATAAAAGTGAACCTGAACAGACAG GTGCTGATGCTGCGGAGGATGAGGAGGTGGATGTGACCTCTGTTGACCCCATCGTAGCATTCTGTAGCAG TGATGAGGAGCTGGAGGACTTCAAGGCCCTGCTCTACCTGCCCATCGCTCCAGAGGTAGAGGACCCTGAGGAGAATCCATTTGGTCCCCCTCCGGATGCAGCCGGCCAGACCACCCCCGCAGAAGATGGTTCAGCCCACACAGGGAGCGGGGACAAGAAGCGCCAGCCGTCCTCAGAGGGAGCTCCGCCCAAAAAGAAGGCTCGTACCACCACCATCGAACTACAGGGGGTGCCTAGTGATG AGGTGCACCCCTTACTTGGGGTGAAGGGAGACAGCAAGTCCAAGAAGAAGACGGCAGGGCGGCCAAAAGGCTCCAAAG